One genomic window of Candidatus Wallbacteria bacterium includes the following:
- the purB gene encoding adenylosuccinate lyase: MIERYSLPEINAVFSEQNKYETWLRVELAYTESLVSSGIAPLSCLNAILEKARINPKRIQEIEVRTNHDLIAFLESLSETVGDYARFIHLGLTSSDIVDTAQMLIMLQALSLIEKKILRLTDLLRELALKYKKLPEIGRTHGIHAEPLTLGVKFLLFHCEFKRHLERLAETRNRLSVGKLSGAVGTYSQNTPELEKNALASLGLSPCPVTTQVIQRDRIADYFYLLSVIGASLEKIATEIRHLQRTEVRELEEPFGKGQKGSSAMPHKRNPIICERICGISRLLRSYLIPSLENIPLWHERDISHSSVERVTIPDASILAYYALEKMTGVISGLTVNESQIERNLHLLGDAFFSQRILLHLVEKKGMARDKAYVMLQEVTHCLYQGGMDIRKALAEHKDLRAVLSQEEISDLTDISHFFRNLDAIYERALK, from the coding sequence ATGATTGAGCGCTATTCCCTCCCCGAGATCAATGCCGTCTTTTCCGAGCAAAACAAGTATGAAACCTGGCTGAGGGTTGAACTTGCTTACACTGAGTCTCTGGTCAGTTCAGGCATTGCCCCTCTTTCATGTTTGAACGCGATCCTGGAAAAAGCCAGAATCAACCCGAAACGAATCCAGGAAATCGAAGTCCGCACCAACCACGATCTGATTGCCTTCCTGGAAAGCCTCAGCGAAACCGTAGGGGATTATGCCCGTTTCATCCATCTCGGTCTCACCTCTTCGGATATCGTAGATACTGCTCAGATGCTGATCATGCTGCAGGCGCTCAGTCTGATCGAGAAAAAAATCCTGAGGCTGACTGACCTGTTGCGCGAACTGGCTCTCAAGTATAAAAAACTGCCTGAGATCGGCCGCACACACGGCATCCATGCTGAGCCGCTTACCCTGGGTGTGAAATTTCTGCTCTTTCATTGCGAATTCAAGCGGCATCTGGAGCGGCTCGCTGAAACCCGGAACCGCCTGTCTGTAGGCAAACTCTCCGGGGCTGTCGGCACTTACAGCCAGAACACCCCTGAACTTGAAAAAAACGCACTGGCCAGTCTGGGATTGTCCCCCTGTCCTGTTACCACTCAGGTCATTCAGCGCGACAGAATCGCAGATTATTTTTACCTGCTTTCAGTGATCGGAGCATCGCTCGAAAAAATCGCCACTGAAATCCGCCATCTGCAGCGGACTGAGGTCAGGGAGCTGGAAGAGCCGTTCGGCAAAGGCCAGAAGGGATCTTCAGCCATGCCTCACAAGCGCAATCCGATCATCTGCGAGAGGATCTGTGGGATCTCCAGGCTCCTTCGAAGTTACCTCATACCCTCCCTGGAAAACATTCCTCTCTGGCATGAGCGTGATATTTCCCACTCTTCCGTAGAGCGGGTGACAATCCCTGACGCCAGCATCCTGGCTTATTATGCCCTGGAAAAGATGACAGGGGTGATTTCCGGCCTTACAGTAAATGAAAGTCAAATCGAGCGGAATCTGCATCTGCTTGGTGATGCCTTCTTTTCCCAGCGGATTCTTTTGCACCTGGTGGAAAAAAAAGGCATGGCCAGAGATAAAGCCTACGTGATGCTTCAGGAAGTCACTCACTGTCTGTACCAGGGTGGGATGGATATCCGGAAAGCCCTGGCTGAACATAAAGACCTGCGTGCTGTCCTGAGCCAGGAAGAAATCAGTGATCTTACCGACATTTCTCACTTTTTCCGGAATCTGGATGCTATATATGAAAGGGCATTGAAGTGA
- a CDS encoding diguanylate cyclase — protein sequence MNTEKRADNSVISSSTRGKIPFYSSIKLKTLLGIFIIAVTPLVILGVYSFNTLAKLSQDLMITTNLQAVQQVKTEVDNFVSHYMTIMNFLKKDKRLESGNTGQISAAARQIDEEFEFIERIIVTGMDGRVMGCSTEGTPELTVNEEKLLTSQDEFYFSQGKWLFKVRAGDQNNALIIATVSFFELRKSLDRIAVGTTFMIFLVTREGDNILETKDFPLELINRMIREPYGAYDINFGRNEITQVAVVLPLLHYGLKVIVTQEAKEIYSLVTTIKRNVKMAILLAGILAILSGIFFSLQITSPIIFIAGKVNEISDGNLSVRLNLPRKDEIGFLAGCIDNMAEKILKKIFELSALFQISQIISHSSGYQEVLDKILTQLIKLFGARRGSIMLLSDKNDLLKLTSVKLFRSEDGSIMSGELKEQIEIKYGEGIAGQVVKTGIPVLSVDCSKDPRFKQYVANSNLKPPRTLISVPLVVKDKPFGVINLSDRTDNSSFTASDMELLLTISTQMAISLDNSKLYELAIRDGLTGLYIYRYFQIRLDEEIVRARRYKDPLTLIMVDIDHFKNFNDKFGHQQGDIVLREVAGIIQATARATDIACRYGGEEFGVILPNTAAEQAMILAERLRKKVESYPFPGQDNPLHVTISLGLAEYPKMAGDKGGLISHADIALYSSKSCGRNRTSLYDEDMGDVMEEKNES from the coding sequence ATGAACACTGAGAAAAGAGCGGACAATTCGGTAATTTCTTCTTCAACCAGAGGGAAAATCCCTTTTTATTCAAGTATCAAGCTTAAAACACTGCTGGGTATTTTCATTATCGCAGTGACACCACTTGTAATACTCGGTGTTTATTCCTTCAATACTCTGGCCAAACTATCGCAGGACCTGATGATCACGACTAACTTACAGGCTGTGCAGCAGGTCAAGACAGAAGTCGATAATTTTGTCTCTCATTACATGACTATCATGAATTTTCTGAAAAAAGACAAGAGGCTGGAAAGCGGAAATACAGGCCAGATTTCAGCCGCAGCCCGCCAGATTGATGAAGAATTTGAGTTCATTGAAAGGATTATAGTTACGGGAATGGACGGCAGAGTGATGGGATGTTCCACAGAAGGTACTCCTGAATTGACTGTAAACGAAGAAAAACTTCTGACTTCACAGGATGAATTTTATTTTTCACAAGGTAAATGGCTTTTCAAAGTGAGAGCCGGTGATCAGAATAATGCTTTAATCATCGCGACAGTTTCTTTTTTTGAATTACGCAAATCTCTTGACAGGATCGCGGTCGGCACGACTTTCATGATTTTCCTGGTTACAAGGGAAGGAGATAATATACTGGAAACTAAGGATTTTCCGCTCGAACTCATCAACCGCATGATCCGTGAGCCTTATGGAGCATACGATATCAACTTTGGCCGCAATGAAATCACACAAGTGGCTGTCGTACTCCCCCTTCTGCATTATGGTTTGAAAGTGATTGTCACGCAGGAGGCTAAGGAGATTTACTCACTTGTCACAACCATCAAGCGTAACGTGAAGATGGCAATCCTGCTGGCCGGAATTCTGGCGATTCTGTCAGGCATTTTCTTTTCGCTTCAAATCACTTCTCCGATCATTTTCATTGCCGGGAAAGTCAATGAGATTTCAGACGGCAATCTCTCGGTCAGGCTCAACCTTCCCAGGAAGGATGAAATAGGCTTTCTGGCCGGATGCATAGACAATATGGCAGAAAAAATTTTAAAGAAAATCTTCGAATTATCTGCGCTTTTTCAGATTTCACAGATTATCAGCCATTCCTCAGGATATCAGGAAGTACTGGATAAAATTTTGACCCAGCTGATTAAGCTGTTCGGTGCGCGCAGGGGTTCCATCATGCTGCTCTCGGATAAAAACGATCTTCTCAAACTGACCAGTGTCAAGCTGTTCCGCAGTGAAGACGGCAGTATCATGAGTGGTGAACTCAAGGAACAGATTGAAATAAAATATGGAGAAGGGATTGCCGGACAAGTTGTTAAAACCGGAATTCCTGTGCTTTCTGTCGACTGCAGCAAAGACCCCCGCTTCAAGCAGTATGTTGCAAATTCAAATTTAAAACCTCCGCGTACCCTGATTTCAGTGCCGCTCGTGGTAAAGGACAAGCCATTCGGAGTGATCAACCTCTCGGACAGGACCGATAATTCGAGCTTTACAGCGAGCGACATGGAATTGCTGCTGACCATTTCGACCCAGATGGCTATTTCACTTGACAACTCCAAGCTTTATGAACTGGCGATCCGCGATGGATTGACGGGGTTATATATTTACCGGTATTTTCAGATCCGGCTTGACGAAGAGATAGTCCGCGCCCGGCGTTATAAAGATCCTCTCACTCTGATCATGGTGGATATCGACCATTTCAAAAACTTCAACGATAAATTCGGTCATCAGCAGGGCGATATCGTTCTCCGCGAGGTGGCAGGCATAATCCAGGCCACAGCCCGGGCCACCGATATAGCCTGCAGATATGGGGGCGAAGAGTTTGGAGTGATCCTTCCCAACACCGCAGCAGAACAGGCCATGATCCTGGCAGAGAGATTGCGCAAAAAGGTCGAATCATATCCTTTTCCCGGACAGGATAATCCTCTGCATGTCACCATCAGCCTTGGCCTGGCGGAATATCCAAAGATGGCAGGGGACAAGGGGGGACTTATCAGTCACGCCGATATTGCGCTCTACAGTTCAAAATCCTGCGGGAGAAACCGCACCAGTCTCTACGATGAAGACATGGGAGATGTAATGGAAGAAAAAAATGAAAGTTAA
- a CDS encoding SH3 domain-containing protein: MKLTFIVVMLFIASLCFADTAGDRPFPNQWNPGQSDHNNPHPNPNPHPNPNPNPNPNPNPHPNPNPHPNPNPNPNPHPNPNPNPNPNPHPNPNPPPPPQPNPQAEYNAGYQDGTRNGQMQGRVEGDRNGQNAGRSEGDNRGRNDGRNQGYAAGQRDGESEGRAEGIRQGRADGEAKGALNGKVAGEQRCYNEGYTSGNSEGQAQGAQDAQQSGSYDKGYNKGTTDAQTAEQDKGNKAGYVAGFAEKEKQIRDQFWSENQRREAEELTACLVEDGVDFELSMLRNSRGPHDSVYYQQGYNAGYQAGYNQTYQESYNRGYRQTYQAAYDNAYRFSYQIGYGSGHQQGKDQAYGAAYQETYDRSYNDTYNSYRNLEYASERTRGHDDGYRKGQSESYAANCKKLYDNGYRAGYDKTAAEVYPVAYAQGKDSGVAAADKRYNEAAVLEMYKALVTETSGDGIFTAGESIEIIVQAANFGFVDSKTLTFNIQSSNPAVNPAGSFSADPVLGRKTGKIILPLGRIAEDALLDSSASIKIEMLHEGVSTGSKVLEIKLNNDKQKIGSVNVNSGETANVRSGPGTNFSVIATLGKGAKVVVTEKNGNWFKVVIPSGKVGYIHNSILTVNWPEPAQP, from the coding sequence ATGAAACTTACGTTTATTGTGGTGATGCTGTTCATAGCTTCACTTTGTTTTGCTGATACTGCAGGAGACCGGCCTTTCCCCAATCAATGGAATCCAGGTCAAAGCGATCACAACAACCCGCATCCTAATCCCAACCCGCACCCAAATCCCAATCCTAACCCCAACCCAAATCCTAACCCACACCCAAATCCCAACCCGCACCCGAATCCTAATCCTAACCCCAACCCGCACCCGAATCCTAATCCTAACCCCAACCCCAACCCACATCCTAATCCCAATCCTCCGCCTCCTCCACAGCCGAATCCCCAGGCTGAATACAATGCCGGCTATCAGGATGGCACTAGAAACGGCCAGATGCAGGGCAGAGTCGAGGGCGACCGGAACGGACAGAATGCCGGCCGCAGCGAAGGCGATAACAGAGGCAGGAATGATGGCCGGAATCAGGGCTATGCTGCCGGACAGCGCGATGGAGAGAGTGAAGGCCGCGCTGAAGGAATCAGGCAGGGCAGGGCAGACGGTGAAGCCAAGGGAGCTCTGAACGGCAAAGTCGCAGGCGAGCAGCGCTGTTATAACGAAGGTTATACCTCGGGAAACTCCGAGGGCCAGGCTCAGGGAGCACAGGATGCCCAGCAGTCAGGTTCCTATGACAAGGGTTATAATAAAGGCACCACAGATGCGCAGACCGCTGAACAGGATAAAGGAAACAAAGCAGGATATGTAGCCGGATTTGCAGAGAAAGAGAAGCAGATCAGAGACCAGTTCTGGTCAGAAAACCAGAGACGCGAAGCAGAGGAACTGACCGCCTGTCTTGTTGAAGACGGAGTGGATTTTGAACTTTCAATGCTTAGGAACTCACGTGGCCCGCATGACTCAGTCTACTATCAGCAGGGCTATAATGCCGGATATCAGGCAGGCTATAACCAGACATATCAGGAGTCATACAATCGCGGATACCGCCAGACCTATCAGGCCGCATACGACAACGCTTACAGATTCTCTTATCAGATAGGTTACGGCAGCGGACACCAGCAGGGTAAAGACCAGGCTTACGGGGCTGCCTATCAGGAAACATATGACCGCTCATACAACGACACCTACAATTCCTACAGAAATCTGGAATATGCTTCAGAGCGTACCCGCGGGCATGACGACGGATACCGGAAAGGCCAGTCTGAAAGTTATGCTGCAAACTGCAAGAAGCTCTATGATAACGGCTATCGCGCCGGCTATGATAAGACAGCTGCTGAAGTGTACCCTGTTGCCTATGCCCAGGGTAAGGATTCCGGAGTAGCTGCCGCCGATAAGAGATACAATGAAGCAGCAGTGCTGGAAATGTATAAAGCGCTGGTGACCGAAACCAGTGGAGATGGAATCTTCACTGCCGGGGAATCGATTGAAATCATTGTGCAGGCAGCCAACTTTGGGTTTGTGGATTCCAAGACTCTGACTTTCAACATCCAAAGCTCGAATCCCGCTGTCAATCCTGCGGGATCATTCTCCGCTGATCCGGTCCTGGGACGGAAAACCGGAAAAATCATTCTGCCGCTTGGCCGCATTGCAGAAGATGCACTGCTGGATTCCAGCGCTTCCATCAAGATCGAAATGCTGCACGAGGGGGTTTCGACCGGCAGCAAAGTCTTGGAAATCAAGCTGAACAACGACAAGCAGAAGATCGGTTCCGTCAATGTCAATTCCGGGGAAACCGCTAATGTGCGTTCAGGGCCGGGCACTAATTTCAGCGTGATTGCCACGCTCGGCAAGGGAGCAAAGGTAGTGGTGACCGAAAAGAACGGCAACTGGTTCAAAGTGGTGATCCCAAGCGGAAAAGTCGGATATATCCACAATTCCATCCTTACAGTGAATTGGCCGGAACCAGCGCAGCCATAG
- a CDS encoding TAXI family TRAP transporter solute-binding subunit produces MKVNKLVLVLLLSCLNFAGAGEALQIVSSKQFYSIATASINGTYYPVGLALSKLFNSRLTQIVTLAEPTTGSVDNIKYLDKGDAAFAIVQSDVLLDAFKGQGKFEQPVTKLRVVLSLYPEIIHVIVLESSEIRSIADLKGKNIVPGAQGSGSAVNAEFVLKYFELKSTDYNAKYMEFTKATDALQNGYVDAIFWTGGIPGEGVSMLAKMEPIRILSFPDPILEKISSEYSCYSKETIPAGTYGQKFEIHSLGLRAILATTDNIDEEMIHSMLSLIFDNTPYLATLHPRAADIKLSEALKGISIRMLHPGARKYFQQKGFLGD; encoded by the coding sequence ATGAAAGTTAACAAGCTGGTTCTGGTTTTGCTGCTTTCCTGTCTGAACTTTGCAGGAGCCGGGGAAGCCTTGCAGATCGTTTCCTCCAAGCAGTTCTATTCCATTGCCACGGCAAGCATCAATGGCACTTATTACCCTGTAGGTCTTGCACTCAGCAAACTGTTCAACTCCAGGCTCACTCAGATTGTTACTCTCGCCGAACCAACGACCGGCTCAGTTGACAATATCAAATACCTGGATAAAGGCGATGCCGCTTTTGCCATTGTCCAGAGCGATGTACTGCTGGACGCTTTCAAGGGACAGGGAAAGTTCGAGCAGCCTGTGACTAAACTCAGAGTTGTGCTTTCTCTGTATCCCGAGATCATTCATGTGATCGTGCTGGAATCCTCTGAAATCAGAAGCATTGCAGATCTCAAGGGGAAAAACATCGTTCCTGGAGCCCAGGGTTCGGGATCAGCGGTGAACGCAGAGTTTGTACTGAAGTATTTCGAATTGAAAAGTACAGATTACAACGCAAAATACATGGAATTCACCAAGGCCACTGATGCGCTGCAGAATGGTTATGTCGATGCCATCTTCTGGACCGGCGGCATTCCCGGAGAAGGCGTGAGCATGCTCGCAAAAATGGAACCGATCCGGATCCTGTCCTTCCCGGATCCGATCCTGGAAAAAATTTCGTCAGAATATTCCTGCTACAGCAAGGAAACTATCCCGGCAGGCACTTACGGGCAGAAGTTCGAGATCCATTCTCTTGGTCTGCGGGCGATTCTCGCTACCACTGACAACATCGATGAGGAAATGATCCATTCCATGCTCAGCCTGATCTTTGACAATACGCCATATCTGGCTACCCTGCATCCCAGGGCAGCTGATATCAAGCTCTCTGAAGCCCTGAAGGGAATCTCAATCAGAATGCTGCACCCAGGGGCGAGGAAGTACTTTCAGCAGAAAGGATTTCTGGGCGACTGA